In Marinobacter salinisoli, the DNA window AATCGGCTGCAGCAGCTACCAGGCCTATTACGAGCAGATCGTATCCGGCCCGAATGGCATTCGTGAATGGTCGACTCTGGTGGATCGGCTGACGGTCCAGGAAACCCGGTTCTTCCGGGACCCGGACGCCTTCCGCCTGGTGTCAGACTTCGTTCTGACCCGCCCGAGGGAAGCGCTGAAAAAGCGCCCCCTGGAGGTTTGGAGTGTGGGGTGCTCAACCGGCGAAGAGCCATACACCCTGGCTATGGTCCTGAATGAATGCATGACGCAGCTGGAGCTGCCGCCGCTGTTTGGCGTGACCGGCTCGGACATCAGCAAGCCCGCCATTGAGAAGGCCCGTCGAGGGCAGTTCAATCCGCGCAAACTGATGGGAATGGACGAGACACTGAAGGCCCGGTATTTCCGCCCCGCCGAGCGGAACACCGTAGAAATTGTGGATAGCATCCGGGATCGGGTGTGTTTCGCCGGGCTGAACGTGCTCAACCTCGACAAGGCACCGATGCACGGCATGAACATTATCTTCTGCCAGAATCTGCTGATTTACTTCCGCCGCTGGCGCCGGCGGGAAATAGTCAGACGACTAGCGGAGCGACTGGCGCCCGGGGGGCTGCTGGTACTGGGCCAGGGTGAGCTGACTGACTATCAGCCGCCGGGTCTGCAGAGGGTACCCTCGGAACATGTACTGGCGTGGATCAAGCGCCAGACTGACGAAGAATAACCGGAGTGGTTATGGGCAATCACCATGACAGCATCGCCCTCGACTGGGTTCGGGGCGAAATACAGGACACGCTGACACAAGGTCAGCATGCACTGGAAGCGTACGTCGATAATCGCGACGACACTGCGCGCCTGCGCTTCTGCCTGAATTATCTCCATCAGGTGCACGGCACCTTGCAGATGGTCGAGCTTTACGGTGCAGCCCTGCTGACCGAGGAAATGGAAAAGCTCACGCAGGCCATCCTGAACGAGTCGGTGACCAACATCGACGAGGCCATCGAAGTCCTGATGCAGGCCATCCTGCAGCTGCCTCAATACCTTGAGCACCTGGGCAGCAGCGAGGACGACTTCCCGATGGTATTGCTGCCGCTGCTGAACGATCTTCGTGCAGCCCGCGGCGAGGCCTTGCTGTCTGACACTTCGCTGTTCAAGCCGGATCTGAGCCGCTCCAGAATGAGCGTCCCTGACCAGATTTCCCAGCGCTTGCAGGACCCCCAAGTGCTGGGCCACATCCGCAAACTGCGCCAGATGTACCAGTTCGCTCTCGCCGGCGTGATTCGCGAAGAGGATCTGGACGCCCAGTTCGACTACTTGCAGAAGGTGATTCTGCGCCTGAATCGCCTGTGCCAGAAAACCCCTCGGGGCGAGCTCTGGAAAGCCGCCGGCGCCTTTGTGGAAACCCTT includes these proteins:
- a CDS encoding CheR family methyltransferase, which translates into the protein MAYMHKNLSPDEGIWSLRRLPDMDEAQFSQWQTLLEHRTGMTLSAERRSFLETNLGIRMREIGCSSYQAYYEQIVSGPNGIREWSTLVDRLTVQETRFFRDPDAFRLVSDFVLTRPREALKKRPLEVWSVGCSTGEEPYTLAMVLNECMTQLELPPLFGVTGSDISKPAIEKARRGQFNPRKLMGMDETLKARYFRPAERNTVEIVDSIRDRVCFAGLNVLNLDKAPMHGMNIIFCQNLLIYFRRWRRREIVRRLAERLAPGGLLVLGQGELTDYQPPGLQRVPSEHVLAWIKRQTDEE